From Xiphophorus maculatus strain JP 163 A chromosome 12, X_maculatus-5.0-male, whole genome shotgun sequence, the proteins below share one genomic window:
- the LOC111610256 gene encoding AT-rich interactive domain-containing protein 3A-like, with the protein MDDLQRQQAARFAVEEKLQQEGKNRTFRSVVQSQIHQQAVAFSHYHGALGNTLAAGAGSSTGMMRLHREDKDGNLKPCTGRHGALPYH; encoded by the exons ATGGACGATCTACAGCGCCAACAAGCAGCTCGTTTTGCCGTAGAGGAGAAGCTCCAGCAGGAGGGAAAAAACAGAACTTTCCGCAGTGTGGTACAGTCCCAGATCCATCAGCAAGCTGTGGCTTTTAGCCACTACCACGGCGCGCTTGGCAACACTCTCGCAGCTGGAGCTGGTTCCTCCACCGGGATGATGCGTCTTCACCGGGAGGACAAGGACGGGAATTTAAAACCTTGCACTG GGCGCCACGGTGCGCTTCCTTACCACTGA